The following coding sequences lie in one Ctenopharyngodon idella isolate HZGC_01 chromosome 11, HZGC01, whole genome shotgun sequence genomic window:
- the rfc4 gene encoding replication factor C subunit 4 → MQAFLKGTSSQSVKAQKPSSSSSSSGGEKKQRAVPWVEKYRPKCVDEVAFQEEVVAVLKKSLEGADLPNLLFYGPPGTGKTSTILAAARELYGPELYRQRVLELNASDERGIQVVREKVKNFAQLTVAGSRTDGKPCPPFKIIILDEADSMTNAAQAALRRTMEKESRTTRFCLICNYVSRIIEPLTSRCSKFRFKPLANDIQQERLLEICGKENLKYSKDGIEALVKVSEGDLRKAITYLQSAARLNAEREITEQIIIEIAGVVPPKVIESLLQTCYRGAFEKLELAVKDLIDQGYAANNVLNQLHDVIIEEKLSDKQKSVIAEKMAEVDKCLSDGADEYLQLLSLCSVIMQQAAQNT, encoded by the exons ATGCAGGCGTTTTTGAAAGGAACTTCTTCACAGAGTGTTAAAGCTCAGaaaccatcatcatcatcatcatcatcaggtGGAGAGAAGAAGCAGAGAGCAGTGCCCTGGGTGGAGAAATA CAGACCAAAGTGTGTGGATGAAGTGGCCTTTCAGGAGGAGGTGGTTGCAGTACTGAAGAAATCTCTAGAGGGCGCTGAT CTGCCCAACCTGCTGTTCTATGGACCTCCTGGAACAGGAAAGACGTCCACCATCCTTGCGGCCGCCAGAGAGCTTTATGG ACCTGAGCTGTACCGACAGAGAGTTCTGGAGCTCAACGCATCTGATGAACGAGGAATTCAGGTGGTCCGTGAGAAGGTGAAGAACTTTGCCCAGCTGACGGTGGCCGGCTCGCGAACAGA TGGGAAGCCTTGTCCGCCATTTAAGATCATCATCCTGGACGAGGCGGATTCCATGACCAACGCCGCTCAGGCGGCGCTCAGACGCACGATGGAGAAAGAGTCTCGAACCACTCGATTCTGTCTCATCTGCAACTACGTCAGCCG GATTATTGAGCCTTTGACCTCCAGATGCTCCAAGTTCCGCTTCAAACCGCTGGCCAATGACATTCAGCAGGAGCGTCTGCTGGAGATCTGTGGAAAGGAGAACCTCAAGTATAGCAAAGAT GGAATCGAGGCTCTGGTGAAGGTGTCGGAAGGAGATCTCAGGAAAGCCATCACGTATCTCCAGAGCGCTGCGAGACTCAACGCTGAGCGGGAAATTACTGAACAAATCATCATCGAGATCGCCGGG GTGGTTCCACCCAAAGTGATTGAATCGCTCCTCCAGACATGTTACAGAGGTGCTTTTGAAAAGCTGGAGCTTGCTGTGAAG GATCTGATCGATCAGGGATACGCTGCAAACAATGTTCTCAACCAGTTACATGACGTCATCATTGAAGAGAAGCTGAGCGATAAACAGAAGTCTGTCATTGCAGAGAAGATGGCC GAGGTGGATAAGTGTCTGTCAGATGGCGCAGACGAGTATCTGCAGTTATTGAGTCTCTGTTCTGTCATCATGCAGCAGGCCGCACAGAACACCTGA
- the plaat1 gene encoding phospholipase A and acyltransferase 1 isoform X1: MMDNQHRRTVNMASSEPHTYQSNEEPQPGDLIEIFRPAYQHWALYLGDGYIINLTPVDEGQAAAMSSVKSVFSRKAVVRMQLLKEVVGADSFRINNKYDDNHTPLPVSEIIQRAQLLIGQEVSYDLLGSNCEHFVTLLRYGEGVSEQASRAIGAISLVTAAASAFSVLGLINTRSRNRPF; the protein is encoded by the exons ATGATGGATAATCAACATAGAAGAACTGTTAAT ATGGCCTCCAGCGAACCTCATACTTATCAATCTAATGAGGAACCCCAGCCTGGTGACCTCATCGAGATCTTCAGACCAGCCTATCAGCACTGGGCTCTTTACCTGGGAGATGGATACATCATCAACCTCACTCCTGTCG ATGAGGGTCAAGCAGCCGCCATGTCCAGCGTGAAGTCTGTGTTCAGCCGGAAGGCCGTGGTGCGCATGCAGCTCTTAAAGGAGGTTGTGGGGGCAGATTCATTCAGGATCAACAATAAATATGATGATAATCACACGCCCCTGCCCGTCTCTGAGATCATTCAGCGGGCTCAGCTCCTCATTGGACAGGAGGTGTCATATGACCTGCTGGGCAGCAACTGTGAACACTTTGTCACTCTTCTTCGCTATGGGGAGGGAGTGTCTGAACAG GCGTCACGGGCGATAGGTGCCATCAGTTTGGTGACTGCTGCAGCAAGTGCTTTCTCAGTGCTGGGACTCATCAACACACGCTCCAGAAACAGACCGTTCTAG
- the plaat1 gene encoding phospholipase A and acyltransferase 1 isoform X2: MASSEPHTYQSNEEPQPGDLIEIFRPAYQHWALYLGDGYIINLTPVDEGQAAAMSSVKSVFSRKAVVRMQLLKEVVGADSFRINNKYDDNHTPLPVSEIIQRAQLLIGQEVSYDLLGSNCEHFVTLLRYGEGVSEQASRAIGAISLVTAAASAFSVLGLINTRSRNRPF; this comes from the exons ATGGCCTCCAGCGAACCTCATACTTATCAATCTAATGAGGAACCCCAGCCTGGTGACCTCATCGAGATCTTCAGACCAGCCTATCAGCACTGGGCTCTTTACCTGGGAGATGGATACATCATCAACCTCACTCCTGTCG ATGAGGGTCAAGCAGCCGCCATGTCCAGCGTGAAGTCTGTGTTCAGCCGGAAGGCCGTGGTGCGCATGCAGCTCTTAAAGGAGGTTGTGGGGGCAGATTCATTCAGGATCAACAATAAATATGATGATAATCACACGCCCCTGCCCGTCTCTGAGATCATTCAGCGGGCTCAGCTCCTCATTGGACAGGAGGTGTCATATGACCTGCTGGGCAGCAACTGTGAACACTTTGTCACTCTTCTTCGCTATGGGGAGGGAGTGTCTGAACAG GCGTCACGGGCGATAGGTGCCATCAGTTTGGTGACTGCTGCAGCAAGTGCTTTCTCAGTGCTGGGACTCATCAACACACGCTCCAGAAACAGACCGTTCTAG